In one Trichlorobacter lovleyi SZ genomic region, the following are encoded:
- the lon gene encoding endopeptidase La — MPHNELTIPAILPLYPLKDMVAFPYMVFPLYLDEPELALFRAAQDQYDGFVAVSFPRKEPQGSDILSTLHEIGTVCRVTQIKKVSGGRFKVTLEGINRIRLIELERVAPYPLVQAAVVREFVEKGLVSEALVQSLIGLLKISLSYGKPLPDDVMKMIDYIDNPARLSDLVALYVNLPQSDLQELLETVDPLERLKKVYVHLTNEVQKLQVHGEMKTELNKRVGKNQKDYLLREQMKQIQEELGEEDPRNADVADLRKRIDEAEMPEEVRKIALKELKRLEKINQASPEYNVSRTYLDYLAGMPWSISTEDSLDISKAEAVLDEDHYNLKKVKERILEFLAVRSLKDTMKGPVLCFVGPPGVGKTSLGRSIARSLGRKFVRVSLGGVRDEAEIRGHRRTYIGALPGRIIKEIYRCGSNNPVLMLDEIDKLSHDFRGDPSSALLEVLDPEQNFSFQDHYLDVPFDLSKVMFITTANQMDPIPGPLKDRMEIIRLAGYSSEEKQHIANRFIIPREIEENGLAKTPPGFTREGLIKLIREYTREAGVRNLQRTIAQVLRKLAKEVTQGKPLREQITPEVVAELLGPRKFHDEVAAESDRVGVVTGLAWTETGGDILFIEATSMPGKPELILTGSLGDVMKESARAALSYVQAHAAEFGIPDGVFENRTIHIHVPSGAIPKDGPSAGVTMVTALVSLLTGKPARRTVAMTGEITLTGRVLAIGGLKEKVLAAHRAGVKTVLAPSRNRDDLEDIPENVRQELEFQFIDEAAQAVTAVL; from the coding sequence ATGCCCCACAATGAACTGACCATACCTGCAATCCTGCCGCTCTATCCGTTAAAGGATATGGTTGCCTTTCCCTACATGGTGTTTCCGCTCTACCTGGATGAACCTGAACTGGCCCTGTTCCGTGCTGCCCAGGACCAGTACGACGGTTTTGTCGCGGTATCATTTCCCCGTAAAGAACCACAGGGCAGCGATATTCTGTCAACCCTGCATGAGATCGGTACGGTCTGCCGGGTAACCCAGATCAAAAAGGTCTCCGGCGGACGCTTCAAGGTGACCCTGGAGGGGATCAACCGGATCCGCCTGATTGAGCTGGAGCGGGTGGCCCCCTATCCGCTGGTGCAGGCGGCAGTGGTGCGGGAGTTCGTTGAAAAGGGGCTGGTGTCCGAGGCACTGGTACAGTCGCTGATCGGTCTCCTGAAGATCTCGCTCTCCTATGGCAAGCCGTTGCCGGATGATGTGATGAAGATGATTGACTACATCGACAACCCTGCCCGGCTGTCCGACCTGGTGGCGTTGTATGTCAACCTGCCCCAGTCTGATCTGCAGGAACTGCTGGAAACCGTTGATCCGCTGGAACGGCTCAAAAAAGTCTATGTTCACCTGACCAATGAAGTGCAGAAGCTGCAGGTGCATGGCGAGATGAAGACCGAGCTGAACAAGCGGGTCGGCAAGAACCAGAAGGATTACCTGCTGCGGGAGCAGATGAAACAGATCCAGGAAGAACTTGGAGAGGAAGATCCCCGCAACGCCGATGTGGCTGATCTGCGCAAGCGGATTGACGAGGCGGAGATGCCGGAGGAGGTGCGCAAGATCGCCCTCAAGGAGCTGAAGCGGCTGGAGAAGATCAACCAGGCCTCGCCGGAGTACAATGTCAGCCGCACCTACCTGGATTATCTGGCTGGCATGCCCTGGTCCATCTCCACTGAAGATTCGCTGGATATCTCCAAGGCAGAGGCGGTGCTGGATGAGGATCACTACAACCTGAAAAAGGTCAAGGAGCGGATCCTGGAGTTTCTGGCAGTGCGCTCCCTGAAAGATACCATGAAGGGACCGGTCTTGTGCTTTGTGGGGCCACCCGGGGTGGGCAAGACCTCGCTGGGCCGTTCCATTGCCCGCTCGTTGGGGCGCAAATTTGTGCGGGTTTCACTGGGGGGGGTGCGGGATGAGGCCGAGATTCGTGGCCACCGCCGGACCTACATCGGTGCCTTGCCGGGCCGGATCATCAAGGAGATCTACCGCTGCGGCTCCAACAACCCGGTGCTGATGCTGGACGAGATCGACAAGCTCTCCCACGACTTCCGCGGTGATCCCTCATCGGCCCTGCTGGAGGTGCTGGACCCGGAACAGAATTTCTCCTTCCAGGATCACTATCTGGATGTGCCGTTTGATCTGTCCAAGGTGATGTTCATCACCACCGCCAACCAGATGGACCCGATCCCCGGTCCTTTGAAAGACCGGATGGAGATTATCCGGCTGGCAGGCTATTCCAGCGAGGAAAAACAGCATATTGCCAACCGTTTTATCATCCCCCGCGAGATCGAGGAGAACGGCTTGGCCAAGACCCCGCCCGGCTTTACGCGGGAAGGGCTGATCAAACTGATCCGTGAATACACCCGTGAGGCAGGGGTCCGCAACCTGCAGCGTACCATTGCCCAGGTCTTGCGCAAACTGGCTAAGGAGGTCACCCAGGGTAAGCCGTTGCGCGAGCAGATTACCCCTGAGGTGGTGGCAGAGCTACTGGGACCACGCAAATTTCACGACGAGGTTGCTGCCGAGTCAGACCGGGTGGGAGTAGTAACCGGGCTGGCCTGGACCGAGACCGGTGGCGACATCCTCTTCATCGAGGCCACCAGCATGCCGGGCAAGCCGGAGCTGATTCTGACCGGTTCGCTGGGGGATGTGATGAAGGAGTCGGCCCGGGCGGCCCTATCCTACGTCCAGGCCCATGCAGCTGAGTTTGGCATACCGGATGGTGTCTTTGAGAACCGCACCATCCATATCCATGTCCCCTCCGGTGCCATTCCCAAAGACGGTCCATCAGCCGGTGTCACCATGGTCACGGCCCTGGTTTCCCTCTTGACCGGCAAACCGGCCCGCCGTACTGTGGCCATGACTGGTGAGATCACCCTGACCGGACGGGTGCTGGCCATTGGCGGCCTGAAGGAAAAGGTGCTGGCAGCCCATCGGGCCGGGGTCAAGACCGTGCTGGCTCCCAGCCGCAACCGGGACGATCTGGAGGATATCCCGGAAAATGTCCGTCAGGAGCTGGAGTTCCAGTTCATTGATGAGGCAGCCCAGGCTGTGACGGCGGTGCTGTAA
- a CDS encoding MlaE family ABC transporter permease, with protein sequence MIRLSAIDQRMLQFFARFQAFFFLAWQAFVRIFHKPYYYRDFAIQFDKLGFSSLFICVLTGLFTGMVMALQALIQLKPFAATSYVGGMVAVTMIKELGPVLAALMVAGRVGSAITAELGTMVVTEQVDAMRVEGTDIIQRLVTPRLKAMLLALPLLTIITDAVSMLGGYLIASGYSISPVMYLSTFTQFMVPLDYLEGVTKPLVFAFLITMISCQTGLNTGGGAEGVGAAAKRAVVLSSVLVLMCDFFIAKIFVVFR encoded by the coding sequence GTGATCAGGCTGTCTGCCATTGACCAGCGGATGCTGCAGTTTTTTGCCCGTTTTCAGGCATTCTTCTTCCTGGCCTGGCAGGCCTTTGTCCGTATCTTTCACAAACCGTATTACTACCGCGACTTTGCGATCCAGTTTGATAAACTTGGTTTTTCGTCGCTGTTTATCTGCGTGCTGACCGGTCTGTTTACCGGCATGGTCATGGCCCTGCAGGCCCTGATCCAGCTCAAGCCGTTTGCCGCCACCAGCTATGTGGGTGGCATGGTGGCGGTCACCATGATCAAGGAACTGGGACCGGTGCTGGCAGCCCTGATGGTGGCCGGCCGGGTCGGGTCCGCTATCACTGCCGAACTGGGCACCATGGTGGTGACGGAGCAGGTGGATGCCATGCGGGTGGAAGGCACCGACATCATCCAGCGTCTGGTGACACCCCGCCTGAAGGCAATGCTGCTGGCCCTGCCGCTACTAACGATCATCACCGATGCGGTCTCCATGCTGGGGGGCTACCTGATCGCCTCAGGTTACAGCATCAGCCCGGTCATGTATCTCTCCACCTTTACTCAGTTTATGGTGCCGCTGGATTATCTTGAAGGGGTCACCAAGCCGCTGGTCTTTGCCTTTCTGATCACCATGATCTCATGCCAGACCGGCCTCAATACCGGTGGCGGCGCCGAGGGGGTCGGGGCGGCTGCCAAGCGGGCCGTGGTGCTCTCATCGGTGCTGGTACTGATGTGTGACTTTTTCATTGCCAAGATCTTTGTGGTGTTCAGGTGA